A genomic region of Tsukamurella pulmonis contains the following coding sequences:
- a CDS encoding tobH protein, translated as MEREEAVTEVADLDDPAGLIAADEGGHLRAAALAGAQVRAVATAVDEGALAQLDGLAPRAVVVVCGAGPAAAAAGFVEALTAGRFDVPLVRSTELPPWVGALDVVVVCGFDAGDLVLARAVAVASRRGATVVVAVPLEGPVAEAAAGRAADLSPRLRVPERFGFVGVAAALLAVLGRLAGLDRGAEPGQGFLFTLAETLDDEAVRGAPDRDVASNPAKRLAARMTGRRVALTADTAPGLAIAEHAASQALTLGGQVVAAVGFADVELATPELAATPSGGALETRRDAAVDPLFHDPFLDGPAAQTPLRVLILTTEERAPLVEARLRALPEVEALPVDEGTDRAAAPAGPHADALALLALAVRFDLASVYRRLTGEA; from the coding sequence ATGGAACGGGAGGAAGCCGTGACCGAGGTGGCCGATCTCGATGATCCGGCAGGTCTGATCGCGGCCGATGAGGGTGGTCACCTGCGGGCCGCCGCGCTCGCGGGCGCGCAGGTGCGCGCCGTCGCCACTGCGGTCGACGAGGGTGCGCTCGCCCAGCTCGACGGTCTCGCACCGCGCGCCGTCGTCGTGGTGTGCGGCGCCGGGCCCGCCGCGGCCGCCGCCGGTTTCGTCGAAGCCCTCACCGCCGGCCGTTTCGACGTCCCACTCGTGCGCTCCACCGAGCTGCCGCCCTGGGTGGGCGCGCTCGACGTGGTGGTCGTCTGCGGTTTCGACGCGGGCGACCTCGTGCTCGCCCGAGCCGTCGCCGTGGCGTCCCGGCGCGGTGCCACCGTGGTGGTGGCCGTTCCCCTGGAGGGCCCCGTCGCCGAGGCCGCCGCGGGGCGCGCCGCCGACCTCTCACCCCGCCTGCGCGTACCGGAACGGTTCGGGTTCGTCGGGGTCGCCGCCGCGCTGCTCGCCGTGCTCGGCCGCCTCGCCGGCCTCGACCGCGGAGCGGAGCCCGGGCAGGGCTTCCTGTTCACCCTCGCCGAGACACTCGATGACGAGGCCGTGCGCGGCGCGCCGGACCGGGACGTCGCCTCCAACCCGGCCAAGCGCCTGGCCGCCCGCATGACGGGACGTCGCGTCGCGCTCACCGCCGACACGGCGCCGGGGCTCGCCATCGCGGAACACGCGGCCTCGCAGGCGCTCACGCTCGGCGGCCAGGTGGTGGCCGCGGTCGGCTTCGCGGACGTCGAACTCGCGACGCCCGAACTGGCGGCCACCCCGTCCGGCGGTGCGCTGGAGACCCGCAGGGACGCGGCGGTCGATCCGCTCTTCCACGATCCCTTCCTCGACGGCCCGGCGGCCCAGACCCCGCTGCGGGTGCTCATCCTCACCACGGAGGAGCGCGCGCCCCTGGTGGAGGCACGACTGCGGGCACTGCCCGAGGTGGAGGCGCTGCCCGTCGACGAGGGCACGGACCGCGCGGCCGCGCCCGCCGGCCCGCACGCCGACGCGCTGGCGTTGCTGGCGCTCGCGGTACGGTTCGATCTGGCGTCGGTGTACCGGCGCCTGACGGGGGAGGCGTGA
- the manA gene encoding mannose-6-phosphate isomerase, class I: protein MERIEGVIRPYAWGSRTVLATMQGRPVPSNHPEAELWFGAHPADPAKLYNAADTAPDGDLLSAITADLDGQLGSACRNEFGDRLPYLVKVLAADEPLSLQAHPSREQAEEGFARENAAGIPLDAPERNYRDAAHKPEVVVALSRFEALAGFRDPAVTVELLRVLAVPELDSYLGLLAGQPDSQGLRALVTTWITLPQPALAVLVPEVLAGCIRYLESGAERFKGEAQLALTLGERYPDDAGVLAALLLNRIVLEPGQALYLSAGNLHAYINGAAVEVMANSDNVLRGGLTPKHVDVPELLRVLDFTPRAPDELAPRTAAVGPEVVFSTPAPEFRVSRVRLDGTALTRAASVQLDARGPQLLVVTEGTLTVRGAGGPTLEVPAGSGLWMPASDPGVVVTAHSPATEFFRTLVGGH from the coding sequence ATGGAGCGGATCGAGGGGGTCATCCGGCCGTACGCCTGGGGCTCGCGCACCGTCCTGGCGACGATGCAGGGCCGGCCCGTGCCGTCGAACCACCCCGAGGCCGAGCTCTGGTTCGGGGCGCATCCCGCCGACCCGGCGAAGCTCTACAACGCCGCGGACACCGCGCCCGACGGCGACCTGCTCTCCGCGATCACCGCCGACCTCGACGGTCAGCTCGGCTCCGCCTGCCGGAACGAGTTCGGCGATCGCCTGCCGTATCTGGTGAAGGTGCTCGCCGCCGACGAGCCGCTCTCGCTGCAGGCGCACCCCTCGCGGGAGCAGGCCGAGGAGGGCTTCGCCCGCGAGAACGCCGCCGGCATCCCGCTGGACGCGCCCGAGCGCAATTACCGCGACGCCGCGCACAAGCCCGAGGTCGTCGTCGCGCTGAGCCGGTTCGAGGCCCTGGCGGGTTTCCGCGACCCGGCCGTCACCGTCGAACTGCTGCGCGTGCTGGCGGTGCCGGAGCTCGACAGCTACCTGGGACTGCTCGCCGGACAGCCGGATTCGCAGGGACTGCGCGCTCTGGTCACCACCTGGATCACCCTGCCCCAGCCCGCACTCGCGGTGCTCGTGCCCGAGGTCCTCGCCGGCTGCATCCGCTACCTCGAGAGCGGCGCCGAGCGGTTCAAGGGCGAGGCGCAGCTCGCGCTGACGCTGGGGGAGCGCTACCCCGACGACGCCGGGGTGCTGGCCGCTCTGCTGCTCAACCGGATCGTGCTCGAGCCGGGGCAGGCGCTCTACCTCTCGGCAGGCAACCTGCACGCGTACATCAACGGTGCGGCCGTCGAGGTGATGGCCAACTCCGACAACGTGCTGCGCGGCGGCCTCACGCCCAAGCACGTCGACGTGCCGGAGCTGCTGCGCGTCCTCGACTTCACGCCGCGCGCCCCCGACGAACTCGCCCCCCGCACCGCGGCGGTCGGGCCCGAGGTGGTCTTCTCCACGCCCGCGCCCGAGTTCCGGGTCTCGCGGGTGCGGCTGGACGGTACCGCGCTCACCCGCGCCGCCTCGGTGCAGCTCGACGCCCGCGGACCGCAACTGCTGGTGGTGACCGAGGGAACGCTGACCGTGCGCGGCGCGGGCGGCCCCACCCTCGAGGTGCCCGCGGGCAGCGGCCTGTGGATGCCGGCATCGGATCCCGGTGTCGTCGTCACGGCGCACTCGCCTGCTACGGAGTTCTTCCGAACGCTCGTCGGCGGCCACTGA
- a CDS encoding 3-hydroxyacyl-CoA dehydrogenase NAD-binding domain-containing protein, which translates to MSVVTIIGAGVIGVSWAKLFADAGWEVRVSDPRPDLAEVLSGVNATAVPDLAEAVTGTDYVQEAGPERIELKHSIFETAAANTGDGVVLASSSSSLLPSVIAEGNAAADRIVIGHPFNPPNLMPLVEVVPSPATSAATVDRAIEVYRSLGKLPIREKKEIPGFVGNRLQKVFVDQATYLVQQGVIEPQDLDELVRASLGLRYAAEGPFASEHLGGGPGGIRKLTSGIASQFTFEIGEPDPARLGDVLDSVEKAYGTGEEVYNNLVAQRDGRTNAILKALKDADAAGGAR; encoded by the coding sequence ATGTCCGTCGTCACCATCATTGGAGCTGGAGTCATCGGCGTTTCGTGGGCGAAGCTGTTCGCCGATGCCGGTTGGGAAGTGCGGGTCTCGGACCCGCGGCCGGATCTCGCGGAGGTCCTCAGCGGGGTCAACGCCACGGCGGTCCCGGATCTCGCGGAGGCCGTCACCGGAACCGACTACGTGCAGGAGGCCGGTCCCGAGCGGATCGAGCTCAAGCACTCGATCTTCGAGACGGCCGCCGCGAACACCGGCGACGGCGTCGTGCTCGCGTCCTCGTCCTCGTCGCTGCTCCCGTCGGTCATCGCCGAGGGCAACGCGGCGGCCGATCGGATCGTCATCGGCCATCCGTTCAACCCGCCGAACCTGATGCCGCTCGTCGAGGTCGTCCCCTCGCCCGCGACGTCGGCCGCAACGGTCGACCGCGCCATCGAGGTCTACCGCTCCCTCGGCAAGCTGCCGATCCGGGAGAAGAAGGAGATCCCCGGCTTCGTCGGCAACCGGCTGCAGAAGGTGTTCGTCGACCAGGCGACCTACCTCGTCCAGCAGGGCGTCATCGAGCCCCAGGACCTGGACGAACTTGTCCGTGCCTCCCTCGGACTGCGCTACGCCGCCGAAGGGCCCTTCGCCTCCGAGCACCTCGGCGGCGGCCCCGGCGGCATCCGCAAGCTCACCTCGGGCATCGCCTCGCAGTTCACCTTCGAGATCGGTGAGCCCGATCCCGCGCGCCTCGGCGACGTCCTGGACTCCGTCGAGAAGGCCTACGGCACCGGCGAAGAGGTCTACAACAACCTCGTCGCGCAGCGCGACGGCCGCACCAACGCGATCCTCAAGGCGCTCAAGGACGCCGACGCCGCCGGCGGCGCGCGATGA
- a CDS encoding CoA transferase has product MTAEELTALLRKPAATTDEFDPYGPLEELLSSIGFSSADSGGSIDFVGADPVLPGTLRLAGGTAITLVAKSVAIAALWRMRGGAGQDIAMDLRVAPHRLCPFYDGRWELVNGYPMIDPVNVTDAYTYDMFYRTKDDRWMHPMGPYPKLRNDTSVLLGVPESKEHVAKAIAEWNSADLEEAGEKAGVIMPMCRTTEELIATEQYRDVLGPMPPVVIEKIGDSDPEPFTPDPRTPLDGVRALARAHIIAGAGCGRALALHGADVLNVWGPDEYEIPLLYATSNIGMRSTMLDLHTEHGTSVMLDLLRDADVFFANRRPGSLARHGIDAASAAAIRPGIIHASVNLNGETGPWAGRVGFDQTAGSLSGVMINEGEDGVPHLPALPVVNDYITAWFMQMGIIRALMLRAEVGGSYKVTVSLTRTALWLLSLGRIDKAYSYEVAGKAPGHEYLAPQTFLADTALGRYQGITEQVRMSQTPGYYTYPLIPRGSHQPRWL; this is encoded by the coding sequence ATGACGGCCGAGGAGCTCACCGCGCTCCTGCGGAAGCCCGCCGCGACCACCGACGAGTTCGACCCGTACGGCCCGCTGGAGGAACTGCTCTCCTCGATCGGGTTCTCGTCGGCCGACTCGGGTGGCTCGATCGACTTCGTCGGTGCCGACCCGGTGCTGCCGGGAACGCTGCGGCTGGCGGGTGGCACGGCGATCACGCTGGTCGCGAAATCGGTGGCCATCGCCGCTCTGTGGCGGATGCGCGGCGGTGCGGGGCAGGACATCGCGATGGACCTGCGGGTGGCCCCCCACCGGCTGTGTCCCTTCTACGACGGCAGGTGGGAGCTGGTCAACGGCTACCCGATGATCGACCCGGTCAACGTCACCGACGCGTACACCTACGACATGTTCTACCGGACCAAGGACGACCGGTGGATGCATCCGATGGGGCCGTACCCCAAGCTGCGCAACGACACGTCGGTGCTGCTCGGGGTCCCGGAGTCGAAGGAACACGTGGCCAAGGCGATCGCCGAGTGGAACTCCGCCGATCTGGAGGAGGCGGGGGAGAAGGCCGGCGTCATCATGCCGATGTGCCGGACCACCGAGGAACTGATCGCGACCGAGCAGTACCGCGACGTGCTCGGTCCCATGCCGCCGGTCGTGATCGAGAAGATCGGCGACAGTGACCCGGAGCCGTTCACGCCCGATCCCCGAACGCCGCTCGACGGGGTGCGCGCCCTGGCTCGCGCCCACATCATCGCGGGCGCGGGGTGCGGCCGTGCGCTCGCCCTGCACGGGGCGGACGTGCTCAACGTCTGGGGCCCGGACGAGTACGAGATCCCGCTGCTGTACGCCACATCCAACATCGGGATGCGCTCGACGATGCTGGACCTGCATACCGAGCACGGCACGTCGGTCATGCTGGACCTGCTGCGCGATGCGGACGTCTTCTTCGCCAACCGCCGCCCCGGAAGCCTCGCCCGGCACGGCATCGACGCCGCCTCGGCGGCGGCGATCCGACCGGGCATCATCCACGCCTCGGTCAACCTCAACGGTGAGACCGGCCCGTGGGCGGGCCGCGTCGGTTTCGACCAGACGGCCGGTTCCCTCTCGGGCGTCATGATCAACGAGGGCGAGGACGGTGTGCCCCACCTGCCCGCGCTCCCCGTGGTGAACGACTACATCACCGCCTGGTTCATGCAGATGGGCATCATCCGTGCCCTCATGCTGCGCGCCGAAGTCGGCGGCTCGTACAAGGTCACCGTGTCGCTGACCCGGACCGCTCTGTGGCTGCTCAGCCTCGGGCGGATCGACAAGGCGTACTCGTACGAGGTCGCGGGGAAGGCGCCGGGGCACGAGTACCTGGCACCGCAGACCTTCCTCGCGGACACGGCGCTGGGGCGTTACCAGGGCATCACCGAACAGGTCCGGATGTCGCAGACGCCGGGCTACTACACCTACCCGTTGATTCCGCGTGGCTCGCATCAGCCGCGCTGGTTGTGA
- a CDS encoding amino acid permease yields MANPLLRTKSVEQSIADTEVVGTRLMKQLTAWDLTIFGVAVVVGAGIFTIGASTAGDFSGPAVTVSFVIAAIACGLAALCYAEFASTVPVAGSAYTFSYATFGEFAAWIIGWDLVLEFSIAAAAVASGWSSYLGTVFGTGPAAVEIGGRTIDWGAMLIVAVLTVLLTFGAKVSSRVSAVITAIKVAVVLLVIVVGAFYIKGSNYSPFVPASVPGENAGITRDSTLFQAVFGSGSSYGWFGVLAGAGIVFFAFIGFDIVATSAEETVKPQRDVPRGILGSLAIVTVLYIAVTVVVTGMASYKDLATSAGEGGEKNLAYAFSLNGVDWAATIISIGALAGLTTVVMVLLMGQNRVLFAMARDGLLPRQLAKTSDRGVPVRISIGVGVVVALLAGIFPLKELTMLINIGTLFAFVLVSVGVIVLRKQRPDLKRGFTAPLVPLVPILSVIACGWLMFNLSIETWMRFLIWMALGIVVYFVYSKNHSVLGRRERGEKIESLAD; encoded by the coding sequence ATGGCCAACCCATTGCTGCGTACCAAATCGGTCGAACAATCCATCGCCGACACAGAGGTCGTCGGCACCCGGCTGATGAAGCAGCTGACGGCGTGGGATCTGACGATCTTCGGCGTCGCCGTCGTCGTCGGTGCGGGCATCTTCACCATCGGTGCCTCCACGGCCGGCGACTTCTCGGGGCCCGCTGTCACGGTGTCGTTCGTCATCGCCGCGATCGCCTGCGGCCTCGCGGCCCTCTGTTACGCGGAGTTCGCGTCGACGGTGCCGGTCGCCGGCTCGGCGTACACCTTCTCCTATGCGACCTTCGGCGAGTTCGCCGCGTGGATCATCGGCTGGGACCTGGTGCTCGAGTTCTCCATCGCCGCGGCGGCGGTGGCAAGCGGGTGGTCGAGCTACCTCGGCACGGTCTTCGGGACGGGGCCCGCAGCGGTCGAGATCGGAGGCCGCACCATCGACTGGGGCGCCATGCTCATCGTCGCCGTGCTGACGGTGCTGCTGACCTTCGGGGCGAAGGTGTCCTCGCGCGTGTCCGCCGTGATCACGGCGATCAAGGTCGCGGTGGTGCTGCTCGTCATCGTGGTCGGCGCCTTCTACATCAAGGGCTCGAACTACTCGCCGTTCGTACCGGCGTCGGTGCCGGGTGAGAACGCCGGCATCACGCGGGACTCCACCCTGTTCCAGGCGGTGTTCGGTAGCGGCTCGTCGTACGGCTGGTTCGGCGTGCTCGCCGGCGCCGGCATCGTCTTCTTCGCGTTCATCGGCTTCGACATCGTCGCGACCTCCGCCGAGGAGACCGTGAAGCCGCAGCGCGACGTGCCGCGCGGCATCCTGGGCTCGCTCGCCATCGTCACCGTGCTCTACATCGCGGTCACCGTCGTGGTCACCGGTATGGCGAGCTACAAGGACCTCGCGACGAGCGCAGGGGAGGGCGGCGAGAAGAACCTCGCCTACGCCTTCTCGCTCAACGGCGTGGACTGGGCGGCGACGATCATCTCCATCGGCGCGCTCGCGGGCCTGACCACCGTGGTCATGGTGCTGCTCATGGGCCAGAACCGCGTGCTCTTCGCCATGGCCCGCGACGGCCTGCTGCCGCGCCAGCTGGCGAAGACCTCCGATCGCGGCGTGCCCGTGCGGATCTCGATCGGCGTCGGCGTCGTCGTCGCGCTGTTGGCGGGGATCTTCCCGCTCAAGGAACTGACGATGCTGATCAACATCGGCACCCTGTTCGCCTTCGTGCTGGTGTCCGTCGGCGTGATCGTGCTCCGCAAGCAGCGCCCGGATCTCAAGCGCGGCTTCACCGCTCCGCTGGTGCCGTTGGTCCCGATCCTCTCGGTCATCGCGTGCGGATGGCTCATGTTCAACCTGTCGATCGAGACGTGGATGCGGTTCCTCATCTGGATGGCGCTCGGCATCGTCGTGTACTTCGTGTACTCGAAGAACCACTCCGTCCTCGGCCGACGCGAGCGCGGCGAGAAGATCGAGTCACTCGCCGACTGA
- a CDS encoding SMI1/KNR4 family protein has protein sequence MNTDVGVARWRELIEAFEEQRERLVRIHPDLYAMSRPNPGATEEQLLAAEKRLGHPIPAQYREFLTVANGWSEWNQDVALLSCDQIGHGTISESEGLGIRLAEGDVLVEWSTDTDWVRIADSDGTYWETFMLHRDSQGYLAGQMMMTPHGDHFYDSFEQYLVEELASLTEWLDGEELGPHGRYWGRDLRIDPPTMRQIVERLAELRVEYAAVRGEPAPDPPNPGAAPSDIAALEQRLGRPLHPEHREVLEVADGWPGNPHILSCAQIITGDLWAEALAARDRHNAWQAADFARCGVSTWQKPGPAAEAAAGVSVTPFATQAIFVWGIDIEEGRVLDVLTYVEDVARGYKRSYGTVREHLLSQIDGLCQQIESWRRTFG, from the coding sequence GTGAATACTGACGTGGGGGTAGCGCGCTGGCGGGAGCTGATCGAGGCCTTTGAGGAGCAACGGGAGCGCCTGGTCCGGATCCATCCCGATTTGTACGCGATGTCGCGGCCGAACCCCGGCGCCACTGAGGAGCAACTGCTCGCCGCGGAGAAGCGGCTCGGCCACCCGATTCCGGCCCAGTACCGCGAGTTCCTCACCGTGGCGAACGGGTGGAGTGAATGGAATCAGGACGTTGCTCTGCTCTCCTGCGATCAGATCGGACACGGCACGATCAGCGAATCGGAGGGCCTTGGGATCCGTCTGGCAGAGGGCGACGTCCTGGTGGAATGGTCGACCGACACCGACTGGGTGCGGATCGCTGACAGTGACGGAACCTACTGGGAGACGTTCATGCTGCACCGTGACTCTCAGGGGTATCTGGCGGGACAGATGATGATGACACCGCACGGTGACCACTTCTACGATTCATTCGAGCAGTACCTCGTCGAGGAACTGGCTTCGCTGACCGAGTGGTTGGACGGCGAGGAGTTGGGCCCGCACGGCAGGTACTGGGGGCGCGACCTGCGGATCGATCCGCCCACGATGCGGCAGATAGTCGAGCGGCTCGCCGAGCTGCGCGTCGAATACGCCGCCGTTCGTGGCGAACCGGCCCCGGATCCGCCGAACCCTGGCGCGGCACCGTCGGACATCGCCGCGCTCGAACAGCGCCTGGGTCGGCCGCTCCACCCGGAGCACCGCGAAGTCTTGGAGGTCGCCGACGGCTGGCCCGGCAACCCCCACATTCTGAGCTGCGCGCAGATCATCACCGGTGACTTGTGGGCCGAGGCGCTCGCGGCACGCGACCGGCACAACGCCTGGCAGGCAGCGGACTTCGCGAGATGTGGTGTCTCCACGTGGCAGAAGCCCGGTCCGGCGGCCGAGGCGGCCGCCGGTGTTTCCGTGACGCCGTTCGCGACGCAAGCCATCTTCGTGTGGGGGATCGATATCGAAGAAGGCCGCGTCCTCGATGTGCTCACGTACGTGGAGGACGTTGCGCGCGGCTACAAGAGGTCCTACGGCACCGTGCGCGAGCACTTGTTGTCGCAGATCGACGGGCTGTGTCAGCAGATCGAGTCTTGGCGGCGGACGTTCGGGTAG
- the ahcY gene encoding adenosylhomocysteinase produces the protein MVRVTSTLTADTANGIDFKVADLSLAEAGRKQLSLAEHEMPGLMALRREYADVKPLKGARISGSLHMTVQTAVLIETLVELGAEVRWASCNIFSTQDEAAAAVVVGPHGTVEAPQGVPVFAWKGETLEEYWWAAEQMLTWPNEPANMILDDGGDATMLVLRGAQFEAAGVVPPTDESADSAEYQVFLALLRESLAKDATKWSAIAESVKGVTEETTTGVLRLYQFAAAGELAFPAINVNDSVTKSKFDNKYGTRHSLIDGINRGTDVLIGGKKVLITGYGDVGKGCAESLAGQGARVQVTEIDPINALQALMDGFDVVTVEDAIGDADIVITSTGNKDIILLEHMKQMKDHAILGNIGHFDNEIDMAGLEKSGAVRLNIKPQVDQWTFGDTGKSIVVLSEGRLLNLGNATGHPSFVMSNSFSNQVIAQVELWTKPDEYDNEVYRLPKHLDEKVAKIHVEALGGTLTKLTKEQAEYIGVDVEGPYKPEHYRY, from the coding sequence CTGGTGCGCGTGACTTCTACGCTGACCGCCGATACGGCGAACGGAATCGACTTCAAGGTTGCGGACCTCTCCCTCGCCGAGGCGGGCCGCAAGCAGCTGAGCCTCGCCGAGCACGAGATGCCCGGCCTCATGGCGCTGCGTCGCGAGTACGCGGACGTCAAGCCGCTCAAGGGCGCACGGATCTCGGGCTCGTTGCACATGACGGTGCAGACCGCGGTGCTCATCGAGACGCTCGTGGAGCTCGGTGCCGAGGTCCGCTGGGCCTCCTGCAACATCTTCTCCACCCAGGACGAGGCCGCCGCGGCCGTCGTCGTCGGCCCGCACGGCACCGTCGAGGCGCCGCAGGGCGTGCCGGTCTTCGCCTGGAAGGGCGAGACCCTGGAGGAGTACTGGTGGGCGGCCGAGCAGATGCTCACCTGGCCGAACGAGCCCGCCAACATGATCCTCGACGACGGTGGCGACGCCACCATGCTCGTGCTGCGCGGCGCGCAGTTCGAGGCCGCGGGCGTCGTGCCGCCCACCGACGAGAGCGCGGACAGCGCCGAGTACCAGGTCTTCCTCGCCCTGCTGCGCGAGTCGCTGGCCAAGGACGCCACCAAGTGGAGCGCGATCGCGGAGTCGGTCAAGGGCGTCACCGAGGAGACCACCACCGGCGTGCTGCGCCTGTACCAGTTCGCCGCCGCCGGTGAGCTGGCCTTCCCGGCGATCAACGTCAACGACTCGGTCACCAAGAGCAAGTTCGACAACAAGTACGGCACCCGCCACAGCCTCATCGACGGCATCAACCGCGGCACCGACGTGCTGATCGGCGGCAAGAAGGTCCTCATCACCGGCTACGGCGACGTGGGCAAGGGCTGCGCCGAGTCGCTGGCCGGCCAGGGCGCGCGCGTCCAGGTCACCGAGATCGACCCGATCAACGCGCTGCAGGCGCTCATGGACGGCTTCGACGTGGTCACCGTCGAGGACGCGATCGGCGACGCCGACATCGTCATCACCTCGACGGGCAACAAGGACATCATCCTGCTCGAGCACATGAAGCAGATGAAGGACCACGCGATCCTCGGCAACATCGGCCACTTCGACAACGAGATCGACATGGCGGGCCTGGAGAAGTCGGGCGCCGTGCGCCTGAACATCAAGCCGCAGGTCGACCAGTGGACCTTCGGCGACACCGGCAAGTCGATCGTGGTGCTCTCCGAGGGCCGCCTGCTGAACCTGGGTAACGCGACGGGTCACCCGTCGTTCGTGATGTCCAACAGCTTCAGCAACCAGGTCATCGCGCAGGTCGAGCTGTGGACCAAGCCCGACGAGTACGACAACGAGGTCTACCGCCTCCCGAAGCACCTCGACGAGAAGGTCGCGAAGATCCACGTCGAGGCGCTGGGCGGCACCCTGACCAAGCTCACCAAGGAGCAGGCGGAGTACATCGGCGTCGACGTCGAGGGCCCGTACAAGCCCGAGCACTACCGCTACTGA
- a CDS encoding DUF1003 domain-containing protein has translation MKERSRLDTPRLSRSFNLNLGDDMIGQGAERVARFLGTGRYLAIQTVIVLVWIALNVLWFTYHFDPYPFILLNLAFSTQAAYAAPLILLAQNRQESRDRVSLDEDRMRAAQTKADTEFLARELASVRLAVGEAASRDYMRRELDEVHEKLDALTALLQSMQHVRNVDEDRADAAD, from the coding sequence ATGAAGGAGCGTTCCCGGCTCGACACCCCGCGGCTGAGCCGCAGTTTCAACCTCAACCTGGGCGACGACATGATCGGCCAGGGCGCCGAGCGCGTCGCGCGGTTCCTCGGCACCGGCCGCTACCTCGCGATCCAGACCGTGATCGTGCTGGTGTGGATCGCGCTCAACGTGCTGTGGTTCACCTACCACTTCGACCCGTACCCGTTCATCCTGCTCAACCTGGCGTTCTCGACGCAGGCCGCGTACGCCGCCCCGCTCATCCTGCTCGCGCAGAACCGGCAGGAGAGCCGCGACCGGGTCTCGCTCGACGAGGACCGGATGCGGGCGGCGCAGACCAAGGCGGACACCGAGTTCCTCGCCCGCGAGCTGGCGTCGGTGCGCCTGGCCGTGGGCGAGGCCGCCAGCCGTGACTACATGCGTCGCGAACTGGACGAGGTGCACGAGAAGCTGGACGCGCTCACGGCGCTGCTGCAGTCGATGCAGCACGTCCGCAACGTCGACGAGGACCGGGCCGATGCGGCCGACTGA
- a CDS encoding magnesium transporter MgtE N-terminal domain-containing protein, whose translation MSAVSRVFVARLSGLPVVGPDGESVGRVRDAVIGLRADRKAPRVLGLAVELANRRRIFVPMLRVTSIEPAAVTLNTGSVSLRRLHVRPGEALALGQLLGTKVRIEEPGEPYDGADASVADVGIEQTRTRDWVVHRLAVKIRATGWNRRGGVQVVDLPHVSGFTTTALTGADHDIAEALTVFEDMRAADVAQALRELPAQRRLSIAAAFDDERLADVIQELGSDDQAEVIAHLSKGRAADVLEAMDPDDAADLLGDLPVRQREDLLAVMDPEDSGTVRRLLTFSPYTAGGMMTPEPIVVTPSTTVAEALARVRNPDITPALASMVFVVRPPTATPTGRYLGAVHLQQLLREPPADLVGGIIDTDLPRLGPDDPLGAVTRYFAAYNLVTGPVVDAENHLLGAVSVDDLLDHLLPEDWRDEDEHTEEVTG comes from the coding sequence ATGTCGGCTGTCTCCAGAGTATTCGTCGCGCGACTGTCCGGCCTCCCCGTCGTCGGACCGGACGGCGAATCCGTCGGTCGCGTACGCGACGCGGTGATCGGTCTGCGGGCCGACCGGAAGGCGCCGCGCGTGCTCGGGCTCGCCGTCGAACTCGCCAACCGCCGCCGGATCTTCGTGCCGATGCTGCGTGTGACCAGCATCGAACCCGCCGCCGTCACCCTCAACACCGGGTCCGTCAGCCTGCGTCGCCTGCACGTGCGCCCCGGCGAGGCCCTCGCCCTGGGCCAGTTGCTGGGTACCAAGGTCCGCATCGAGGAACCCGGCGAGCCCTACGACGGTGCCGACGCCTCCGTCGCGGACGTCGGCATCGAGCAGACCCGCACCCGCGACTGGGTGGTGCACCGGCTGGCGGTGAAGATCCGCGCCACCGGATGGAACCGCCGCGGGGGCGTGCAGGTGGTGGACCTCCCCCACGTCTCCGGCTTCACCACGACGGCGCTCACCGGCGCCGACCACGACATCGCCGAGGCGCTGACCGTCTTCGAGGACATGCGCGCCGCGGACGTCGCCCAGGCCCTGCGCGAACTGCCCGCGCAACGCCGGCTCTCGATCGCCGCCGCCTTCGACGACGAGCGGCTCGCCGACGTGATCCAGGAGCTGGGCTCCGACGACCAGGCCGAGGTGATCGCGCACCTGTCGAAGGGGCGCGCGGCCGACGTCCTCGAGGCCATGGATCCCGACGACGCCGCCGACCTCCTCGGTGATCTGCCCGTGCGCCAACGCGAGGACCTGCTCGCCGTGATGGACCCCGAGGACTCGGGCACCGTCCGGCGCCTGCTCACCTTCTCGCCGTACACCGCGGGCGGCATGATGACGCCCGAGCCGATCGTGGTCACCCCGTCGACCACCGTGGCCGAGGCGCTGGCCCGCGTGCGAAACCCCGACATCACGCCCGCGCTGGCCAGCATGGTCTTCGTGGTCCGTCCGCCGACGGCGACCCCGACGGGGCGCTACCTCGGCGCCGTGCACCTGCAGCAGTTGCTGCGCGAGCCGCCGGCCGATCTGGTGGGCGGCATCATCGACACGGACCTGCCCCGACTCGGACCGGACGACCCCCTCGGCGCGGTCACGCGGTACTTCGCGGCGTACAACCTGGTCACCGGCCCGGTGGTCGATGCGGAGAACCACCTGCTCGGCGCGGTCTCGGTCGACGATCTGCTCGACCACCTGCTCCCCGAGGACTGGCGCGACGAGGACGAGCACACCGAGGAGGTGACCGGATGA